A genomic window from Flintibacter sp. KGMB00164 includes:
- a CDS encoding response regulator — MMKVLVVEDEEMIRKGIVLAVDWAALDCVVVGEASNGEEGLQAAERYAPTLIITDLKMPKMDGIEMLRRLREAGNNAFVIILTAYDSFAYAQSALRLGAVDFLLKPFHDGELEQAVQALRRRMEPSQGEPAIPGLKKGDKSKYVLQAMSYIGEHYDNPNITVAEIAQSIGISEGHLSHTFKKETDYTLLNYLTRYRIHKAMELLRDCRVKVYEVAQQVGYKDITYFSATFKKVVGISPSEYQDTSH, encoded by the coding sequence ATGATGAAGGTGCTGGTCGTGGAGGACGAGGAGATGATCCGCAAGGGCATCGTGTTGGCAGTGGATTGGGCCGCTCTGGACTGTGTGGTAGTGGGCGAGGCCTCCAACGGAGAAGAGGGGCTGCAGGCCGCTGAGCGCTACGCCCCCACCCTCATTATCACCGATCTGAAGATGCCCAAAATGGACGGAATCGAGATGCTGCGCCGTCTGCGGGAGGCGGGAAACAACGCCTTTGTCATTATCCTCACCGCCTACGACAGCTTCGCTTACGCCCAAAGCGCCCTGCGCCTGGGAGCGGTGGACTTTCTTCTAAAACCGTTTCATGACGGGGAGTTGGAGCAGGCCGTGCAGGCTTTGCGCCGCCGTATGGAACCATCCCAGGGGGAGCCGGCCATCCCGGGGCTGAAAAAGGGAGACAAGAGCAAATATGTGCTCCAAGCGATGAGCTATATCGGAGAGCATTACGACAACCCCAACATTACGGTGGCGGAAATTGCCCAGTCTATCGGCATCAGCGAGGGCCATCTGAGCCATACCTTTAAGAAAGAGACCGATTACACCTTGCTCAATTACCTCACCCGATACCGCATCCACAAAGCGATGGAGCTGCTGCGGGACTGCCGGGTCAAGGTGTATGAGGTGGCCCAGCAGGTGGGGTACAAAGATATCACCTACTTTTCTGCTACCTTCAAAAAGGTGGTGGGCATCAGCCCCTCGGAATATCAGGATACCAGCCATTAA
- the bcp gene encoding thioredoxin-dependent thiol peroxidase, producing the protein MLEVGTKAPEFTLPDQDGNPVSLSDFLGKKVVLYFYPRDNTPGCTRQACAFAGAFAQFKALNTVVIGVSKDSTASHRKFADKYTLPFTLLSDPELTVLQAYGVWQEKKMYGKVSMGVVRSTYLIDEQGMIQAVMPKVKPDTNAAQILELLNQ; encoded by the coding sequence ATGTTGGAAGTTGGAACGAAAGCCCCCGAATTTACCCTCCCTGACCAGGACGGCAATCCTGTCTCCCTGTCTGATTTTCTGGGCAAGAAGGTCGTGCTCTATTTCTATCCCCGGGACAACACCCCCGGCTGCACCCGCCAGGCCTGTGCCTTTGCCGGCGCATTTGCCCAGTTCAAGGCTTTGAACACCGTGGTCATTGGCGTGAGCAAGGACTCCACTGCCTCCCACCGGAAGTTCGCCGACAAGTATACCCTGCCCTTCACGCTCCTCTCCGACCCGGAGCTCACCGTGCTCCAGGCCTACGGCGTGTGGCAGGAGAAAAAGATGTATGGCAAGGTGAGCATGGGCGTGGTACGCTCCACCTATCTCATCGATGAGCAGGGCATGATCCAGGCCGTTATGCCTAAGGTCAAGCCGGACACCAATGCCGCGCAAATTCTGGAGCTTTTAAATCAATAA